The following coding sequences lie in one Trichoderma breve strain T069 chromosome 1, whole genome shotgun sequence genomic window:
- a CDS encoding RNA dependent RNA polymerase domain-containing protein produces MPPRASSNPKSFERVLLDKISLDDQKWEFQVPRLPTAEATNGLKLIKMVSLSTKNSQHRLELRYGPVDMNRAIQDLPLDRYLVISLAEFRSLKGASPSSSSEGATDKVVQPTTFRECSDYAVRLLRTGITIQGVHYNFYGHSNSQLKSRTCYLCAASKEQITQKVEALGDFTKMKTVAKKAKRIGLLFSVARAAMQVDPKKVEDIPDIEVGDFIFTDGCGLIAPGLASQLSRRIKISFRNMRYTPSVFQIRYRGYKGVVTLDPTMPKGGPWLKMRKSMKKFSGGDDLSFSVVEYSKPYVFGHLNDEVVVLLDALGISRQTLLRKQEEHFKFLAEAHQDPRVAFRILCHLNMPQVAERVIIDSLDAVRPTINKLINAEYDKMLNKRDEQKCRILIPKSRLLFGVCDAWGVLKPGQCAVKVTMDGDGQPYALKGMKVLVTRNPCLHPGDLQKLDVVERPELAHLVDCIVFPTTGRRPAADMMSGGDLDGDTFFVTWDPDIIPSTVSQAAHYPGVREPLRFSPITDDDRLLYFAKYTNASLGRVKNLYLKWARATNAMSPECQELNRLFSQCVDGNRIKDDQLRKFEKPPEPGADAPPFVLDELHEAAKKIIIEQKNMTRNHMNNMEGYTFDGVQLLLCRDDIAISEVELIRMTVRWCRRTNTSFYDLMHMFDLNSLSSEEKAWILAQVPAYIDAPSLVLNALSSSSLVSEAELKHFHLNYPGLHWKRVYTSEEDRLATFLEAASRNLELFHKKLIVFRPDERLTLAMYVPQKITPADDFVVGNKVRLFAFPHSQGRETQSRLSLPTKKEYRLFCDENRLQLFDRTVGSTWVFIGRSGSNDSSYRNAANEQDRRRARQQTLANGTNVDYRASVALDKFSRNLQTHIGRLQRQGILAAEIYIISNRDVSSMRNLDLWEDYIGTEQVLPLFPREPKEYDVPKLHDVDWSLGAQPPLVVEVAKRGNLSALQDVLDPATLQQLFAWLVEREQRGLLTRCFEHLITSIRNDKVMAPADTLRTMADFLQTMPYVSATFANLGSWRELPEELSVVLQNSSHILLRSIILSEAEFGDLVLTPFHTILDNVDWLKLTSFADLVELIALTVHSSSTALDLLLEGLDRHSSRLLTGRPAIVQNFVHNMIGIAVEHIGSVQEEAKKRDELLNIRIANNEKETNSSTDQPGTSVEVTFRMDAIGGTPISNTHVRLIAASPPSSSILDRVYSMDGLVVESRSGFAKIRCFHPPPSYAEKCSWILQECGLFVTAKTMLDAVRDLATYEYACCGVLDQIIGIQSQVVPSAPTIVENANNEVASTSTLSTAEASLNPSQKIAVEASQNNKLILVTAPTHNAVDNVMRRYLGRISQEGLLQGSKMTPLRVATEVRKVGEDLRKYTCDALAGQEVHSSHNAMREAKKRVKAAGIIFTTCIGAGLGLLRDQVFDTVIVDEASQQTEPASLVPLAKGCEKAILVGDHVQLRPTVQNIALALDFDVSLFERLYTRDKTTPNMVKVMLDTQYRMHPSICSFISKEFYEAKLLSGLRDEDRPMPPSSFPWPTSPTTNDSTHLPRMIFVECSGREDLGHKSKSNKEQADLCLSICKLLRTTKATSSTGTDANSAQATNNTSIAVLTPYSRQSEILQRSLSGIPNVEISSIDGFQGREADIVIFVTVRCNESREIGFLKDLRRMNVALTRAKFGMIVVGNKATLTGGREEEESTGMWRRFMQQLSSVEL; encoded by the exons ATGCCTCCTCGAGCTTCGTCTAACCCCAAATCCTTTGAACGTGTTCTGCTGGACAAGATTTCCCTAGACGATCAAAAATGGGAATTTCAGGTTCCGCGGCTACCCACTGCCGAAGCAACAAATGGGTTGAAACTCATCAAAATGGTCAGCCTCTCGACCAAAAACTCTCAACATCGGCTCGAACTCCGCTATGGACCTGTGGATATGAATCGTGCTATCCAAGACCTGCCCCTTGACCGGTATCTGGTCATCTCGCTGGCTGAATTTCGCTCTCTAAAAGGCGCCAgtccttcgtcttcgtcagaGGGAGCTACAGACAAAGTAGTACAACCAACAACTTTCAGAGAATGTTCAGACTATGCAGTCAGGCTTCTTCGTACAGGGATCACCATACAAGGAGTGCATTACAACTTTTACGGTCACAGCAATAGTCAACTCAAGTCTCGCACCTGTTATCTCTGCGCAGCCTCCAAAGAGCAGATTACACAGAAAGTGGAGGCATTGGGTGACTTTACAAAGATGAAGACTGTagccaaaaaagcaaagcgaATTGGGCTACTATTTTCAGTTGCTCGCGCAGCAATGCAAGTTGATCCGAAGAAAGTCGAAGACATCCCCGATATCGAAGTGGGAGACTTTATATTCACAGACGGCTGTGGGCTGATAGCACCCGGCCTTGCCAGCCAGCTATCACGTCGCATCAAGATTTCGTTTCGAAATATGAGATACACACCTTCTGTCTTTCAGATACGATATCGTGGATACAAGGGCGTGGTGACGTTGGATCCCACCATGCCAAAGGGCGGACCATGGCTCAAGATGAGAAAGTCGATGAAGAAATTtagcggcggcgacgactTATCTTTTTCGGTTGTAGAATACTCAAAG CCATATGTATTTGGACATCTCAACGACGAGGTGGTTGTTCTTCTCGACGCGCTGGGCATCAGTCGACAGACTCTCCTTCGCAAACAGGAAGAGCACTTCAAATTTCTCGCCGAGGCACATCAAGACCCACGAGTTGCGTTTAGAATACTCTGCCATTTAAATATGCCACAGGTTGCCGAACGGGTCATTATTGATTCGTTGGACGCCGTACGGCCAACAATCAACAAACTCATCAACGCTGAATATGACAAGATGCTGAACAAGCGAGACGAACAAAAGTGTCGTATTCTAATCCCGAAATCAAGGCTCTTATTTGGAGTTTGTGATGCCTGGGGCGTCTTGAAACCGGGCCAATGTGCCGTCAAAGTGACCATGGATGGGGACGGACAGCCTTACGCATTGAAAGGTATGAAGGTATTGGTAACGAGGAATCCTTGCTTGCATCCAGGAGACCTTCAGAAGCTCGATGTTGTGGAAAGGCCTGAACTTGCACACTTGGTTGACTGTATCGTCTTCCCTACAACAGGACGACGACCAGCCGCGGATATGATGTCAGGAGGCGATCTGGATGGCGATACATTTTTTGTGACGTGGGACCCAGACATCATCCCATCGACGGTATCCCAAGCGGCACACTATCCAGGGGTCCGTGAACCCTTGAGGTTCTCGCCAATTACAGATGATGACCGCTTACTCTACTTTGCCAAGTATACAAACGCCTCACTGGGTCGCGTCAAGAACCTCTATCTGAAGTGGGCGAGAGCCACTAATGCCATGAGCCCCGAGTGTCAGGAACTCAACCGTCTCTTCTCACAGTGCGTTGATGGTAATCGCATCAAGGACGATCAGCTCAGGAAATTCGAGAAACCGCCGGAACCAGGTGCAGATGCGCCCCCCTTTGTTCTGGACGAGCTTCacgaagcagccaagaaaatcatcatagaacaaaaaaacatgACCCGGAATCACATGAATAATATGGAAGGGTATACCTTTGACGGCGTTCAGCTATTGCTGTGTAGAGACGATATTGCCATTTCTGAGGTTGAGTTGATCAGGATGACTGTGAGATGGTGTAGGAGAACAAACACCTCCTTCTACGATTTGATGCACATGTTTGACCTGAATTCTCTAAGTTCAGAAGAGAAGGCATGGATTTTAGCCCAAGTACCTGCGTACATTGATGCTCCAAGCCTAGTTCTCAACGCTCTCTCCTCATCAAGCCTGGTCAGCGAAGCGGAACTGAAGCATTTCCATCTCAACTATCCCGGTCTTCATTGGAAACGCGTCTACACGTCCGAAGAAGACCGACTAGCCACCTTCTTGGAAGCAGCAAGCAGAAATCTCGAGCTGTTTCATAAAAAACTAATCGTCTTCCGCCCAGATGAGCGACTGACATTGGCAATGTACGTGCCGCAAAAGATCACGCCGGCCGATGACTTTGTGGTGGGCAATAAGGTGAGGCTGTTTGCCTTTCCGCACTCTCAGGGGAGAGAGACGCAAAGCCGACTTTCTCTGCCGACGAAGAAAGAGTATAGACTCTTTTGCGATGAGAACAGATTGCAGTTGTTTGATCGCACCGTGGGGAGCACTTGGGTATTTATTGGGCGTTCGGGATCAAATGATAGTAGCTACCGGAATGCGGCCAACGAACAAGATCGCAGAAGGGCAAGGCAACAGACTCTTGCGAATGGAACCAATGTTGATTACAGAGCGAGCGTTGCGCTGGATAAGTTTAGTAGGAATCTACAGACGCATATTGGGAGACTACAGAGGCAGGGCATCTTGGCTGCG GAGATTTATATCATCAGCAATAGAGATGTCAGTTCGATGCGCAATCTGGACCTATGGGAGGACTACATTGGGACCGAGCAAGTATTGCCCCTATTCCCTCGCGAACCCAAGGAGTACGATGTCCCAAAGCTTCATGATGTCGACTGGTCTTTGGGCGCGCAACCTCCTCTTGTAGTCGAAGTTGCCAAAAGGGGAAATTTGTCTGCTCTGCAAGACGTCTTAGATCCGGCAACCTTGCAGCAACTCTTCGCCTGGCTGGTAGAACGTGAGCAGCGAGGGCTACTCACACGCTGCTTCGAACACTTGATTACGAGCATCAGGAACGACAAAGTGATGGCTCCGGCGGATACTCTGCGCACCATGGCCGATTTCTTGCAGACGATGCCCTACGTCTCAGCTACATTTGCCAATCTGGGCTCGTGGAGAGAACTGCCCGAGGAATTGAGCGTTGTTCTGCAGAATAGCAGCCATATACTACTCCGCAGCATTATCCTATCGGAAGCTGAATTTGGAGACCTTGTGCTCACTCCCTTCCATACCATATTGGACAATGTGGATTGGCTTAAGTTGACCTCCTTTGCCGACCTCGTCGAACTGATTGCGCTTACCGTTCACTCGTCGAGCACGGCgctggatcttcttctcgaagGCCTTGATAGACACAGCTCCAGGCTGCTAACTGGTAGGCCAGCCATTGTTCAAAATTTTGTTCACAACATGATCGGCATTGCGGTAGAGCACATTGGATCAGtgcaggaagaagcaaaaaagcgaGACGAGCTTCTGAATATCCGAATCGCCAACaacgagaaagaaacaaactcGAGCACAGATCAACCAGGGACTTCAGTCGAAGTCACTTTTAGAAtggatgccattggcggcACACCGATATCCAATACTCACGTACGACTCATCGCAGCCAGTCCGCCGTCAAGCTCGATTTTAGACAGGGTCTATTCAATGGATGGTCTAGTCGTCGAGAGCAGGTCGGGGTTTGCCAAGATACGTTGTTTTCATCCACCGCCGTCTTACGCTGAGAAATGCTCCTGGATACTGCAAGAGTGTGGCTTGTTTGTGACTGCAAAGACGATGCTAGATGCCGTGCGTGATCTTGCGACTTATGAATACGCTTGCTGTGGAGTGCTTGATCAAATCATTGGAATTCAGTCCCAAGTTGTCCCCAGCGCACCAACTATTGTTGAAAATGCAAACAACGAAGTGGCATCAACTTCGACTCTATCTACAGCAGAGGCTTCATTAAATCCAAGTCAAAAAATCGCAGTGGAGGCATCACAGAACAACAAACTT ATACTAGTCACTGCTCCGACTCATAACGCCGTGGACAATGTCATGAGACGATATCTCGGGCGAATCAGCCAGGAAGGTCTCTTGCAGGGCTCAAAGATGACTCCCTTGCGCGTGGCGACAGAAGTCCGCAAAGTCGGCGAAGACTTACGAAAGTATACATGCGATGCGTTGGCTGGCCAGGAAGTACACTCTAGTCATAATGCCATGCGTGAGGCCAAGAAGCGTGTCAAAGCCGCCGGGATCATCTTCACGACGTGTATCGGAGCTGGATTAGGCTTGCTGAGAGATCAGGTGTTCGACACGGTGATTGTCGACGAAGCATCCCAGCAGACAGAACCTGCATCGCTTGTGCCGCTGGCAAAAGGGTGCGAAAAGGCAATTCTCGTGGGTGATCATGTACAGCTGAGGCCGACTGTACAGAATATTGCACTTGCGTTGGACTTTGACGTCTCACTGTTTGAGAGATTATATACTCGAGATAAAACAACACCAAACATGGTCAAGGTGATGCTGGACACACAATATCGGATGCATCCCTCTATATGCAGTTTCATCTCGAAGGAGTTTTATGAGGCAAAGCTATTGTCTGGGCTCAGGGATGAAGATAGGCCGATGCCGCCTTCATCTTTCCCCTGGCCAACCTCTCCAACTACCAATGATTCAACGCATCTCCCTCGGATGATCTTTGTCGAGTGTtctggaagagaagatttGGGCCACAAGTCTAAATCTAATAAAGAGCAGGCAGACTTGTGCCTCTCGATTTGCAAACTCCTACGCACAACTAAAGCTACATCATCGACTGGAACAGACGCCAACAGCGCGCAGGCCACTAATAATACATCTATCGCCGTGCTGACTCCTTATTCACGACAATCCGAGATTCTCCAAAGATCGCTTTCCGGAATTCCCAACGTCGAAATTTCTAGTATTGACGGCTTTCAAGGGCGCGAAGCCGATATTGTTATTTTTGTCACCGTTCGCTGTAACGAGAGCCGAGAGATTGGGTTCCTCAAGGACCTGCGTCGGATGAACGTAGCTCTCACCAGGGCCAAGTTTGGAATGATTGTGGTGGGAAACAAGGCGACTCTGACGGGcgggagggaggaggaggagagtaCAGGAATGTGGAGGAGGTTTATGCAGCAGCTTTCTAGCGTTGAACTTTGA
- a CDS encoding AAA domain-containing protein has translation MGAVGVPQQFKPKNIYIVGAQCTGKTSLVNALESSLADLFSTTPPIIVREVARSLQALILEAQFNSERDALTRNPWIISDRSGIDPIIYASRHIGSEAVKLMTSSTYWQELRDRMSQSLVFVCETVEDWLVSDGVRLMPRDVEDWKEYDNEFCRMLESAEIPYQMIPRSVKSLEDRVSFVWSRWKNATLA, from the exons ATGGGAGCTGTCGGCGTACCTCAGCAATTCAAGCCAAAGAACATATACATTGTTGGCGCACAATGTACGGGCAAAACTTCACTTGTCAACGCATTAGAAAGCTCCCTTGCCGATTTATTCAGCACCACGCCTCCCATTATTGTTAGAGAAGTCGCTCGCTCG TTACAGGCGCTCATACTGGAAGCTCAATTCAACAGCGAGCGCGATGCCTTGACAAGGAATCCTTGGATTATATCAGATCGCTCGGGAATAGATCCCATCATATACGCATCGCGCCATATTGGAAGTGAGGCCGTAAAACTCATGACCTCGTCTACATATTGGCAAGAGTTGAGAGATCGTATGTCGCAATCCTTGGTGTTTGTCTGCGAAACGGTGGAGGATTGGCTTGTAAGCGATGGAGTCAGACTTATGCCACGAGATGTAGAGGACTGGAAGGAATATGACAATGAATTCTGTCGTATGCTGGAGAGTGCAGAAATACCGTACCAGATGATCCCGCGTTCGGTCAAAAGTCTTGAAGATAGGGTTTCGTTTGTGTGGTCGAGGTGGAAGAATGCTACATTGGCTTAA
- a CDS encoding exportin 1-like protein domain-containing protein, translated as MASNGTQEAFAPTDVLGAVMTMRSGEQEAKKKAHEYLEAFQKSKDSWGTVIGILQSKAEPEATLFAAITLRGKITYDLITQVPPNELPALRNQILLLLKHYASGPKPIRVQLCVCLAILAIQMKDWNDVLHSVVQSLSDSPESHACILDFLRVLPEEVTEGRKITLSEEDLALRTQALLGDNADQVVQLLINYSQSSPAASQNPLLMECITSWLREVSVATIANSPLLDAIFHGIASDGCSQEAAECLSTMLRETGDVDESQDIIQTLFPRIISLTPRIATLVEEEDTEGLKSLTKVLATAAESWVVAIARQPTQFRPLVDAVLECAARDKDREVIEHTFNFWYELKQYLVLERYIQGRLELVDVFSKLVDILLLHLQYPRPESGSETDLFDGDREQEEKFREFRHQMGDTLKDCCELWTQKYASQATEATVPHWQELEAPLFAMRALGRMVDKEEDVVLPQLMPLLVQMPSHEKLRFATIMVLGRYTEWTAAHPEYLEPQFNYIVNSFQSDSREINRAAALSLKFFCTDCKHLLSGQVLQLQTFYDQVLDKLPDLSKEEVTEGVSNVLAVQPVSETYRLLKTYCDPLVQRLMTKANHATTDEGKLAVADHLQLITIFVQNVMPLINPGEENPAVKYWQEIFPILSTVLDNFLTFSPICERVCSGFNVSREGCFLWVTSAILREFSEAREHVDPSITENIYTFFEAQMTTFLRVMTELQPKELPDVIDDFFRLLIDALLYYPQKLVPSPLLVPIFEASIYALTLEQRDPLSSTLHFLRDLLSYGGDNPATSEGLPEATAAEIRTIVKGLLASHGENLVKQCMAGMMITFPRDCFADGSGVLLSLFELLPVETTEWVSRTIQLLPPGTVSPEEANRLMAKIKERLAVNEAGGIRHVRVLLQDFTNTYRRRNVAPRDGLGQLEATRFQFAG; from the exons ATGGCCTCGAACGGCACGCAGGAGGCCTTTGCGCCTACGGACGTCTTAGGTGCCGTCATGACGATGCGAAGCGGGGAGcaggaggcaaagaagaaggcgcaCGAATACTTGGAGGCGTTCCAGAAATCG AAGGACTCGTGGGGAACAGTAATTGGCATTCTCCAGTCCAAGGCCGAACCCGAGGCGACACTCTTTGCCGCCATCACACTTCGTGGAAAG ATCACCTATGATCTCATCACGCAGGTGCCTCCGAACGAGCTGCCCGCACTTCGAAATCAGATTCTGCTCCTTCTGAAGCACTACGCCTCCGGACCAAAACCCATCCGGGTCCAGCTATGCGTGTGTCTGGCCATTCTGGCGATCCAAATGAAGGATTGGAACGATGTGCTCCATTCGGTTGTCCAGTCACTGAGCGACAGCCCCGAGAGCCATGCTTGTATCCTCGACTTTTTACGAGTCCTTCCCGAGGAGGTGACTGAAGGTCGAAAAATTACCTTGTCT GAAGAAGACCTTGCATTGCGGACGCAGGCATTGCTGGGAGATAATGCAGACCAAGTCGTGCAGCTTCTCATCAATTATTCGCAATCTTCAC CTGCCGCATCTCAAAACCCACTCCTGATGGAATGCATTACATCCTGGCTTCGCGAAGTCTCCGTGGCCACCATTGCCAATTCACCGCTTCTGGATGCGATTTTCCATGGGATAGCATCTGACGGGTGCAGTCAAGAGGCTGCAGAGTGTCTGAGCACGATGTTAAGAGAGACGGGCGACGTCGACGAATCCCAAGATATTATCCAGACCTTGTTCCCTCGAATTATCAGTCTGACGCCGCGCATTGCTACCCTcgtcgaagaagaggataccGAAGGGCTGAAATCTCTAACCAAGGTTCTagcaacagcagctgaaAGCTGGGTTGTAGCCATTGCACGACAGCCAACTCAATTCCGGCCCCTTGTTGACGCTGTCCTCGAATGCGCCGCCCGAGACAAGGATCGAGAGGTTATCGAGCACACATTCAACTTCTGGTATGAACTGAAGCAGTATTTGGTGCTGGAAAGATATATTCAAGGTAGACTGGAGCTGGTCGACGTCTTCTCTAAGCTTGTGGATATTCTTCTATTGCATCTTCAATACCCACGACCAGAGTCTGGAAGCGAAACGGATCTGTTCGACGGAGACCgtgagcaagaagagaaatttCGCGAGTTCCGACACCAGATGGGTGACACGCTCAAGGACTGCTGTGAA TTGTGGACGCAAAAATACGCCAGCCAGGCCACTGAGGCAACAGTGCCGCATTGGCAAGAGCTCGAGGCTCCGTTGTTCGCGATGCGCGCCCTCGGCCGCATGgtggacaaggaggaggatgttgtTCTCCCTCAGTTGATGCCCCTTTTGGTGCAGATGCCTAGCCACGAGAAGCTTCGCTTTGCCACCATCATGGTGCTTGGACGCTATACGGAGTGGACGGCGGCTCACCCCGAGTACTTGGAGCCTCAGTTCAACTACATTGTCAACTCATTCCAGTCCGACTCGCGAGAAATCAACCGCGCGGCGGCGCTATCGCTCAAGTTCTTCTGCACCGACTGCAAGCATCTCCTCAGCGGCCAAGTGTTGCAGCTTCAGACGTTCTACGACCAAGTTCTGGATAAGCTCCCGGATCTCAGCAAGGAAGAGGTCACTGAGGGCGTTTCCAATGTCCTCGCTGTTCAGCCTGTTTCCGAGACCTATCGCTTGCTCAAGACTTACTGCGATCCTCTGGTCCAAAGGCTGATGACAAAGGCAAACCATGCGACCACAGACGAGGGTAAACTGGCCGTAGCAG ATCACCTACagctcatcaccatctttgtGCAGAATGTGATGCCACTCATTAACCCTGGAGAGGAGAATCCCGCAGTTAAGTACTGGCAGGAGATCTTCCCTATTCTGTCTACCGTTCTGGACAACTTCCTCACCTTCTCTCCTATCTGCGAGAGAGTATGTAG CGGCTTCAATGTCTCTAGGGAGGGCTGTTTCCTATGGGTCACGTCTGCCATTCTGCGAGAGTTCTCCGAGGCACGGGAGCACGTggatccatccatcaccgAAAACATCTACACGTTCTTTGAAGCGCAAATGACGACGTTCTTAAGAGTCATGACCGAGCTACAGCCCAAGGAGCTGCCGGACGTGATTGACGACTTCTTCCGACTGCTTATTGATGCGCTGCTGTACTATCCTCAGAAGCTGGTGCCGTCCCCACTCTTGGTGCCCATCTTCGAGGCCTCCATCTACGCCTTGACGCTGGAGCAGCGGGatcctctttcttccacGCTTCACTTCTTGAGGGATCTGCTGTCATACGGTGGCGACAACCCGGCCACCAGTGAGGGGCTACCGGAAGCAACCGCGGCTGAAATCAGGACTATAGTTAAGGGCCTCCTCGCCAGCCACGGTGAAAACCTGGTCAAGCAGTGCATGGCCGGCATGATGATTACCTTCCCAAGGGACTGCTTCGCGGACGGTAGTGGCGTTTTGCTCAGTCTTTTCGAGCTTTTGCCCGTGGAGACGACGGAATGGGTCTCGCGCACTATCCAGTTACTGCCTCCAGGCACTGTATCTCCGGAAGAAGCAAACAGACtgatggccaagatcaaggagcgACTTGCGGTAAATGAGGCCGGAGGTATCCGACATGTGAGGGTGCTACTACAAGACTTTACCAACACATATCGGCGCCGTAACGTTGCTCCTCGAGACGGCCTCGGACAGCTTGAGGCAACCAGATTCCAGTTTGCCGGCTGA
- a CDS encoding ras family domain-containing protein: MASATKFLREYKLVVVGGGGVGKSCLTIQLIQSHFVDEYDPTIEDSYRKQCVIDDEVALLDVLDTAGQEEYSAMREQYMRTGEGFLLVYSITSRQSFEEITTFQQQILRVKDKDYFPMVVVGNKCDLEGEREVTRQEGEALARSFNCKFIETSAKSRINVDKAFYDIVREIRRYNREMQGYSTGSGTNSGANPPKPMDIEGEEQEGGCCKCVIM; this comes from the exons atggcttcagcaACCAAG TTCCTGCGAGAGTATAAGCTCGTAGTTgtcggcggtggtggtgtcgGTAAATCTTGCTTGACCATCCAATTGATCCAGAGCCACTTCGTCGACGAATATGATCCCACAATTGAAG ACTCATACCGAAAGCAATGCGTCATTGATGACGAGGTCGCCCTGCTCGATGTTCTAGACACTGCCGGCCAGGAGGAGTACAGTGCCATGCGAGAGCAGTACATGCGCACAGGAGAGGGTTTCTTGCTGGTTTACTCAATCACATCACGACAGAGCTTCGAGGAAATCACAactttccagcagcagatccTGAGagtcaaggacaaggactACTTCCCCATGGTGGTTGTCGGCAACAAGTGTGATTTGGAGGGCGAGCGAGAGGTCACCAGGCAAG AGGGTGAGGCGTTGGCACGATCATTCAACTGCAAATTCATCGAGACGTCGGCCAAGTCCCGAATCAACGTTGACAAGGCCTTCTACGACATCGTCCGCGAGATCCGAAGATACAACCGTGAGATGCAGGGCTACTCAACCGGCAGCGGCACCAACTCTGGCGCAAACCCTCCCAAGCCCATGGACATTGAGGGCGAGGAGCAGGAGGGCGGCTGCTGCAAGTGCGTCATCATGTGA